From a region of the Oryza sativa Japonica Group chromosome 6, ASM3414082v1 genome:
- the LOC4342134 gene encoding uncharacterized calcium-binding protein C800.10c has translation MEAAFDAYFRAADLDRDGRISGQEAVAFFKASALPQPVLAQIWTYADKNRTGFLGREDFYNALRLVTVAQSGRELTPDIVRSALYGPAAAKIPAPRINVSTPLPNATSVTSPLQPTQAPRPAQQSLAIQGSQGPLSTSLNPQVLQPGNVVRPPQASIANTPAQAIAPRAPAGGVPNHTVPATTGLSTDWFNGKKSASPLGVTSQTPTRGVSPQVNLATAGIPTQSSTPIAGYGSHTPASTTSVKANSADLNLLSSPPAANDSKALVPLGNGLSSASTFGVDPFAATPQAKQDSSSPPVVSNSLPSANALGPSAGPHHPPKPLQTGPMQGVASLPSQPAPKQNQFNSMPSAPAPMGSFPGGQIPSNTNQSQAPWPKITQADVRKYMIVFIKVDRDRDGKITGEEARNLFLSWRLPRELLRKVWDLSDQDKDGMLSFREFCTAVYLMERHREQRPLPDVLPDGIWAEGISLPSTGQFAENPTGPAPHPSAGFTSRAMPGQHHGMPPSSMKPPPQRPLSLDADDAVRTEKQKPKIPVLEEHLTGQLSKEERSALDAKFKEASDADKKVQELEKEILDSREKTEFYRTKMQELILYKSRCDNRFNEVSERMSADKREVQSLAAKYDERCKKVGDVASKLSMDEATFREIQEKKLEIYNAIVKLQKGDGNDEKLQERANQIQSDLEELVKSLNEQCKRYGLRAKPTTLVELPFGWQPGIQETAAVWDEEWDKFGDDGFSTIKELTVEMEPPVVQKDQPTVEDSKVSTNGPSAPTSTEKEDSRGDKSAAASEQTVEPDATPSDSKTVAAKSPPVSPVKNTKDGHSDERDKKQSGTNDTSSRAIESVSNNGGADSPVHGEKRDDSHYWGPSFDNGDDNDSLWNFNRKDGENGDSDLFFGPQGLPPIRTGGSSTAGSVYGKEQKPFFDSVPGTPVEKPFFDSVPGTPLQKSVFDYSVPSTPMQKSVFDYSVPSTPLQKSLFDSVPSTPMQKSVFDSVPSTPMQNSLFDSFPSTPMQRSLFDSGPSRAESPTASSIYGKEQRGFFDSSVPSTPMYNSSFSPRYSEAGDDSSFDTFSQMDSFGMNYSNSFGQRDSFSRFDSFRSNADQGSNDTFGRFDSFRSNADQGGGNSFTRYDSMNSSSDHDRTDAFARFDSMKSTDYNSRGYSFDEDDPFGTGPFKSSDTSSPTKHGTDRWSAF, from the exons ATGGAGGCGGCGTTCGACGCTTACTTCCGCGCCGCGGATCTGGACCGCGACGGCCGGATCAGCGGGCAGGAGGCCGTCGCCTTCTTCAAGGCCTCCGCTCTCCCCCAACCCGTCCTAGCCCAG ATCTGGACGTATGCTGATAAAAATCGAACTGGTTTTCTTGGCCGTGAAGATTTCTACAATGCTCTTAGACTTGTCACGGTAGCGCAGAGTGGCCGAGAACTGACACCGGATATTGTTAGGTCAGCGTTATATGGTCCAGCTGCTGCAAAAATTCCCGCTCCTAGGATAAATGTTTCAACTCCACTTCCTAATGCAACTAGTGTCACTAGCCCCTTGCAACCCACTCAAGCACCTCGCCCTGCTCAGCAGAGTCTTGCTATACAAGGATCCCAGGGCCCCCTTAGCACATCACTAAATCCACAGGTCCTTCAACCTGGTAATGTTGTCAGGCCACCACAAGCGTCAATTGCAAACACTCCTGCTCAGGCAATTGCTCCAAGGGCGCCCGCAGGTGGTGTTCCAAACCATACTGTTCCAGCAACAACAGGTCTATCAACTGATTGGTTTAATGGCAAGAAAAGCGCAAGTCCATTGGGTGTAACTTCACAAACTCCAACCAGAGGTGTTTCTCCACAGGTCAACCTTGCTACCGCGGGAATACCAACACAGAGTTCAACTCCTATAGCAGGCTATGGCTCTCACACTCCAGCCAGTACAACATCTGTAAAGGCGAATTCAGCAGATTTAAACCTTCTGTCTTCACCGCCAGCTGCTAATGACTCCAAGGCATTGGTGCCTTTGGGGAATGGATTATCATCGGCCTCAACATTTGGTGTCGACCCTTTTGCTGCAACTCCACAAGCAAAGCAAGATTCATCTTCCCCCCCTGTGGTTTCAAATAGTTTGCCTAGTGCTAATGCTCTTGGACCATCCGCTGGACCTCATCACCCCCCTAAACCATTGCAGACTGGTCCCATGCAGGGTGTAGCATCACTCCCTTCACAGCCAGCTCCAAAGCAAAACCAGTTTAATTCCATGCCAAGCGCTCCAGCACCTATGGGTAGTTTTCCTGGTGGACAAATTCCTTCAAACACGAACCAGTCTCAAGCTCCATGGCCGAAAATCACTCAAGCAGATGTAAGGAAATATATGATTGTATTTATTAAGGTAGACAGGGACCGAGATGGAAAAATTACTGGTGAAGAGGCTAGGAATCTGTTCTTAAGTTGGAGGCTTCCAAGAG AGCTCTTAAGGAAGGTGTGGGATTTGTCCGACCAGGATAAAGATGGGATGCTATCTTTCCGGGAATTTTGTACTGCTGTGTACTTAATGGAGAGGCACAGAGAGCAGCGTCCTCTTCCTGATGTACTACCAGATGGTATCTGGGCAGAAGGAATTTCACTACCTTCTACGGGGCAATTTGCAGAAAACCCTACTGGCCCAGCTCCCCATCCAAGTGCTG GATTTACAAGTAGAGCAATGCCAGGACAACATCATGGGATGCCTCCGTCATCCATGAAACCACCACCTCAAAGGCCGCTTTCTTTGGATGCTGATGATGCAGTGCGAACAGAAAAACAGAAGCCAAAGATCCCAGTCTTGGAGGAACATCTTACTGGCCAGCTAAGCAAGGAGGAGCGAAGTGCATTAGATGCAAAGTTTAAAGAAGCTTCAGATGCTGATAAAAAA GTTCAAGAATTGGAAAAGGAAATCCTGGATTCGAGAGAGAAGACTGAGTTCTATCGCACAAAGATGCAGGAGCTT ATTCTTTACAAAAGTAGGTGCGATAACAGGTTTAATGAAGTTTCAGAAAGGATGTCTGCTGATAAACGTGAG GTTCAATCCCTTGCAGCGAAATATGATGAGAGATGTAAGAAGGTTGGAGATGTAGCATCAAAGTTATCGATGGATGAGGCCACTTTCCGTGAGATTCAG GAGAAGAAATTGGAGATTTATAATGCGATAGTTAAACTGCAGAAAGGGGATGGAAATGATGAAAAGCTTCAG GAGCGAGCTAACCAGATACAATCTGATCTTGAGGAGCTTGTTAAATCTTTGAATGAACAGTGCAAGAGATATGGGTTGAGAGCTAAGCCAACTACTCTTGTGGAGCTTCCTTTTG GTTGGCAACCTGGAATACAAGAGACAGCAGCTGTATGGGATGAAGAATGGGACAAATTTGGTGATGATG GCTTCTCCACAATAAAGGAACTCACAGTTGAAATGGAGCCACCTGTTGTACAAAAGGATCAGCCTACCGTTGAAGACAGTAAAGTGTCTACCAATGGGCCATCAGCACCTACATCAACAGAGAAAGAAGATAGCAGGGGTGATAAATCTGCCGCTGCCTCTGAGCAAACTGTAGAACCTGATGCAACTCCTTCCGATAGCAAAACGGTTGCAGCAAAAAGTCCTCCAGTTAGTCCTGTTAAGAACACAAAGGATGGCCATAGTGATGAACGTGATAAAAAACAATCTGGGACAAACGACACCTCGTCACGTGCAATTGAGAGTGTCAG TAACAATGGAGGAGCAGATTCCCCTGTTCATGGAGAAAAGAGAGACGATTCACATTATTGGGGCCCATCGTTTGATAATGGTGATGATAATGACTCCCTATGGAACTTCAATCGCAAG GATGGTGAGAATGGTGATTCAGACCTATTCTTTGGGCCACAAGGTCTTCCTCCAATAAGGACCGGAGGCTCTTCGACGGCTGGTAGTGTTTATGGCAAGGAACAGAAACCATTCTTTGATTCTGTCCCAGGTACTCCAGTGGAGAAGCCTTTCTTTGATTCTGTCCCAGGCACACCCTTGCAGAAATCAGTCTTTGATTACTCTGTTCCTAGTACACCGATGCAGAAATCAGTGTTTGATTATTCTGTCCCAAGTACGCCATTGCAGAAGTCACTCTTTGATTCTGTCCCCAGTACTCCAATGCAGAAATCAGTATTTGATTCTGTACCAAGTACTCCTATGCAGAACTCTTTGTTTGACTCTTTTCCAAGCACCCCGATGCAGAGATCACTGTTTGATTCTGGCCCAAGCAGAGCAGAATCTCCTACTGCCAGCAGCATATATGGCAAAGAGCAAAGGGGTTTCTTTGATTCTTCTGTTCCCAGCACACCAATGTACAACTCTAGCTTCTCACCAAGATATAGCGAAGCTGGAGACGACAGTTCATTCGACACCTTCTCGCAGATGGACTCATTTGGCATGAATTACAGCAATTCATTTGGGCAGCGTGACAGCTTTTCAAGATTTGATTCCTTCCGGAGCAACGCTGATCAAGGCAGCAATGACACCTTTGGTAGATTTGATTCTTTCCGCAGCAATGCTGATCAAGGTGGTGGCAACAGCTTCACGAGGTATGATTCCATGAATAGCAGCAGCGACCATGACAGAACAGATGCTTTTGCGAGATTTGATTCAATGAAGAGCACGGACTACAACAGCCGAGGTTATTCGTTCGATGAGGATGATCCTTTTGGTACTGGACCGTTCAAGTCATCAGACACCTCTAGCCCGACGAAGCATGGAACCGACAGATGGAGTGCATTTTGA